Genomic DNA from Ctenopharyngodon idella isolate HZGC_01 chromosome 1, HZGC01, whole genome shotgun sequence:
ATGCACTGCTCCGAGCCTACCTGCAGCGCCACCTGCCTGTGCGGGAGGTGCACGGAGACCTGCAGCGCTTCGGCGAGCGTCTGGTGTCCGAGATCGAGGCGCTGGGCCGCCAGTGTGAGCTCAACCCGCCTGTCCTGCAGCGCTACGACGCGTGGGGGAGACGCGTGGACCGCATCGTCACCTGTGACGCCTGGACGCGCCTGAGACACATCTCTGCGCAGGAGGGGCTGGTGGCGGCGGGATACGAGAGGACGTACGGAGAGTGGAGGTCAGAAATCACTCGTCTACATCATTGAGTGTTCCTCACATCACACCGACAGCTTCactagagtgtgtgtgtgtgtgtgtgtgtgtgtgtgtgtgcagtcgTGTGTATCAGATGAGTAAGATGTACCTGTTTGCTCCGTCGGCTGGACTCTACACCTGCCCGCTGGCCATGACGGATGGAGCTGCTAAAGTCATCGAGGTAAAACACTTCATCAGTCACTTACACTGTATGCTACATAACGTATAAACTATACACGACTATATGGACGAGAGTGTCGGGACACCTGACCATTACCCCAGCAGGGCCTGTAGTGACCTCTAAACACAGACATGCAGCTGATCGCCATGGAAACACACTCCACGAGGCTCCCGCCGCACAGGATCTGTGCCGATATTAATGGCAGTGGAAGTTTGTcattaattctgtcattaattactctccctcatgtcgttccacacccgtaagaccttcgttcatcttcagaacacaaattaagatatttttgatgaaatccgagaggtatatcactcgtccatagacagcaatataatcaacactttcaaggtccagaaaggaactaaagacatcgttaaaacagtcatgtgactgcagtggttcaaccttaatgttatgaagagatgagaatactttttgtgcgcaaaaacaaaataaaaataacaactttattcaacaatctcttctcttccctgtcattgtccttacgcaggtgacgcagtgaaggcttctgtgtttacgtccgaatgccggctcagtattggctgacgctgatcatgtgatcagcacgacgcatgcatgtgatcagctgacgcaggagccggccaataatgagtcagcattCTGAGTCTGgacctggaagtgctggacgtaaacaatgaatgagaatgacacagaagagaagagattgttgaataaagtccttatttttgttttgtttcttcatttgtgttctgaagatgaacgaaggtcttacgggtgtggaacgacatgagagacatgacagaaattacatttttggctgaactagcCCCAGTgcttttgtccatatagtgtATTGTATAGTACGACCGACTGTACCCGCACACTCACGTAAAGATATATGTATTATACTGCAAAACTGCGTGATTGTTTATATCGGcacaaaatgtaactatattcTCGTCCAGCTCTAATCTGATAAATGTGACTATAAAGCATGAAGCagtgttatttcattttttattatagttttattcatattttgaattagcttttatttttatatttttagttttcatatttaatttttagttattttgttatgtgcttctGTCAGtattgctatttaggtttaatttatttttattcagtgtaagttttagtttttccagttaataattttagtgcttcaaattaaacttatttctagttttcatttagtttaattttttcaactaatatttgtttgatttatttcagctttatctCAATTAATGGAAATGTTgttaaatagttttagttttagtttaggaTAAAGTAGATATCAAGATAtcataaacattaacattatgatTTTCTGAAAAGCGTTGAGTGCTGACGATAGAAAAGAAAGAATTAAAGCGTTCATCTTTCTATTGCTTATTAAATTCACTTTGTAATTTATTAGAACTGTTAACAGAGACGTGAACTAATGAAGAGCTCAGACactggtctgtgtgtgtgtgtgtgtgtgtgtgtgtgtgtgtgtgtgtgtgtagtcttTAGGTATGCCGGCCAGAGAAGCGTTTGAGCGTCTGACTTCGCGTGATGAGAAGAGATTCTGGACGTCAGGACAGTGGATGACCGAGAGGAGAGGAGGATCTGATGTCTGTAagacacactcactcacacacacacacactctcactcacactcactcacacacacacacactctcactcacactcactcacacacacacacacactctcactcactctcactcacactcactcacacacacacacacacacacacacacacacacacactcactcactcactcactcactcactcactcacacactcactcacactcacactcacactcacacacactctcactcacacacactctcactcacacacacacacacactctcactctcacacacacacacacactctcactctcacacacacacacactctcactctcacacacactctcactctcacacacactctcactcacacacacacacacacacactcgcacactctcactcacacacactcacacacacacacacacacacacacacactcactcactcactcactcactcactcacacacacactctcactctcactctcactcacacacacactcacactcgcacactctcacacacacacacacacacactcacacacactcactcacacacactcattctcactcacacactcacactcacactcacacacactctctctcactcacacacacacacacactcactcactcactcacacactcacactcacacactctctcactcacactcacacactctctcactctcacacacactctcactctcactcacacactcacacacactctcacacacacacacactcacacactcacactcacacacactctcactcacacacactcacacacactctcactcacacacacacacacacacacactctcactctcacacacacacacacacacacacacactctcactctcactctcacacacacacacacactcgcacactctcactcacacactcactcactcactcacacacacacacacacacacactctcactctcactcacacactcacacacacacacactctcactcacacacacacacacacacacgcacactcacactcgcacactctcactcacacacactctcactcacacacactctcactcacacacacactcactcacacacacacactcacacacactcattcacactctcactcacacacactcactcacactcactcacactcattcacactctcactcacacacactcacacacactcacacacactctcactcacacacactcacacacactcatacacactctcactcacactcactcacacacactctcacacacactctcactcacactcactcacacacactctcactcacactcacacacactcattcacacactctcactcacacacactcattcacactctcactcacactcacacacactcactcacactcattcacactctcactcacacacactcacacacactcacactcactcacacacactctcactcacactcacacacactcactcacacacactcacacacacacacacacacacacacacacacacacacacacactctcactcacacactctcactcacactcactcacacacactcacacactctcactcacacactctcactcacacacgctcacactctcactcacactcacacacactctcactcacactcactcacacacactcacacacacacacacacacacacacacacactctcactctcacacactctcactcacacacactcattcacacactctcactcacactcacacacactcactcacactcacacacacacactcacacacactcactcacacgctCTAACTCACACACGCTCacactctcatacacacacacacacacacagtgatacAGTCACTCGTCGGTCTCTGATGTGATGCTGTTGTTGTCATAGCGAGTGGTACGGAGACGGTTGCCAGGCGACAGCAGGGCGACTGGTTCAAGCTGTATGGCTTTAAATGGTTCACGTCGGCCACAGATGCTGATATGACGCTCACGCTGGCCCGCGTCACAGATGAACACGGACACACCACACCGGtaccgacacacacacacacacacctgtgtgACTGATATAGAGTTCAGTTCATTGTTGTTTATGTGTTTGACTCAAATGATGTCAGTGAATAGAGAGTGTCATACAAGAGAATGGTTAAGTTCAGATCGCTGCTTTATACTTTTATAggtatttatgttattttaactGTTTATCATGAATGTATTGCTTATACACATTTAAGAATGGATTGCTGATCCTCTTGtactaaaatatatgtatatgtataggTAAAGACACAGTATATTGTACATCAAAAATTGCACAGGATAACTATTGCAAAGGGGAAAACTTTAGTGCACTGTAAAAACAGAACATTGATTGCACTAATCCCTTGTTACACATATAACCTGAACATTGTGTTATATGGCATTTTGAGCTTGAACAGCTATTggaaaaaaactctttttgaGTCGATTTGTCCTTGTTCTAATGGCTCTGTACCGTCTGCCTGACGGTAGCAGATTGAACAGAAAGTGATCTGGATGGGATGTGTCCTTTATGATGCTGTGAGCTCTCTTGAGGCAGCGGGAACTGTGTAGGTCCTCCAAAGTTGGGAGAGGGCACCCGATGACTTCCTCTGCAGTCCTGACGACCCTGAAGCTGTTTTTAGTACTCCACAGTGCAGCTGGGAAACCACACGCAGAAGCAGTAAGTAAGAAGGCTCTCTATGATGGAGCGGTGGAAGGACACCAGCAGACTCTGGGCGATGTTGTACTTCCTGAGGACCCTCAGAAAGTAGAGTATCTGCTGTGCCTTCTTCACCAGTTTTGTGGTGTTCATGCCCCAGGTCAGGTCCTTCTCAATATGAACTCCCAGGAAACGGAAGTCCGTGACCCTCTCAATGACTATGGGTTGAATGTCCATTTTTTTCAACCTGAAATCGATGACTTACTCCTTTGTCTTTGACGTGTTCAGGAGCAGGTTGTTGTCTCTGCACCACACTGACAGCCGCTCCACCTCGTCCCGGTAGGCCGATTCATCACCCCATGAGATGAGCCCCACTACTGTGGTGTCATCGGCAAATTTGACGAAGGTGTTGCTGGAGTGGAAAGGTGTGCAGTCATATGTATAGAGCAGAGGGCTCAACACAGCCCTGGGGGAGCCGGTGCTGAGACTAAGAGCTGTGGAGATGTGGGGGCCTGCTCTGACCCTCTGTGTGCGTCCTGTCAGGAAGTCCTTGATCCAAAGACAGAGTTAGGCAGTCCCAGGTCCAACAGTTTACACACCAGTCTGTGGGGGAGGATGGTGTTGAATGCCGAGCTGTAGTCCACAAAGAAGAGCCGGGCGTAGTTCCCCCGCTGCTCCAGTGTGAAGAGCTGTAGCTGCAGCGACCTGTGTAGACCTATTAGCCCTGTAGGCAAACTGATATGGGTCAAAGGCAGGGGGAAGGAATGATAAGATGTGTCTCCGTACCAGTTTTTTGTAGCACTTCATCACCACGGGGGTGAGTGCTTCTGGCCGGTAATCATTGAGGGTGGTAATGGATGATTTTTTGGGCAGAGGGACTATAGTGGAGGATTTTGGGCAGGGTGGAAGAGCAGACTGGGATACGGACCTGTTAAAGATTCTGGTAAAGATCCCAGCCAACTGGTCTGCACAGTGCTTGAGAACGTGTCCGGAGACGCCATCAGGGCCCGCAGCCTTCCTGGGGTTAATGGCCCTCAGCGTGCACCTCACCTCATGCTCCTCCCCAGAGAGGTCGAAGTTGAAGTTGCTGTGGGCCGTCGGGTGCAGCATGGCTGTATCTTGTGACTCCACCTTCAAGCGGGCAAAGAAGAGGTTCAACTCCTCTCTCAGCAGCTCCGAGGCCGGACCTGAAGTTGGTGAGGTGCTGGACTGCCTGCCACACCTGCCTGCTGTTGTTGCTGTCCAGATCCTCGTCCTGAAGTCAGCCTTGGCTCTTCTGATGCTTCTCTTCAGGTTGGCTCGGGCCGTGCTGTCGCCAGACCTGAAGACAGTGTTCCTCTCCTTTAGCAGCCGCTGGACCTCCCTGGTCATCAGGATTTCCAGTTGGGATAGACCCGGATGTGTTTGTCCACTGTGACAATGTCTGTGCAGTTCTTTATGTAACACAAGACAGTGTCTGTAAACACCTCCAGATCCTGGTGTTCAAAAATATCCCAGCTGGTTCTGTCAAAGCTGATTGAAGTCCTTGGCTATTATATGCACGGCTGTAGGCTAATGCTGCTATACAAGTGTCCGAGAGCTGAGTTAGCATTATCATCATGACCACAGCAAACTCCTTCGGAAGGTAAAAAGGCCTGAATTTAACAGTCACATACGTCAGGTCCGGGGAGCGAGTGACTGGCTACAGTCGCTATGTTAGTGCACCAGTTGTTATGGACGTACACACACAGTCCCCAGTCACTGGTCCTATCATGACGCTGTACCGTGTAGCCTGTTAGCTCGATAGCAGAGTCCGGAATGGATGAACGTAGCCAGGTTTCAGTAACGAGCGTGCAATGCAGCTGTCCCTGACGACGATGTTCTTTGCAGCCTGTAGCCTcagttcattcattttatttgagaTGGATCTTGCGTTGATGAGGAAAAGGCTAGGAAGTGGTGGTTTGTGTGGCATCTTACATAGCCTCGATAGCATGCCACCCCTGCAGCCTCGCCTTTGTTTCCTCTCCCTGCGCCACCTCCGCCTCCTTCCCACAGGGATGATAATCCATGGAGAGTCGGGACTCCTTGCTACATCCACCGGTATGTTGTGAGAGCGGAGAAACTCTGCTGTAATACTCCTCTCGCTCGTGCCAGCCATCAACGTTGTTTGCCCAACagaatacaggtgctggtcatataattagaatatcatcaaaaagttgatttatttcactaattccattcaaaaagtgaaacttgtatattatattcattcattacacacagactgatatatttcaaatgtttatttcttttaattttgatgattataactgacaactaaggaaaatcccaaattcagtatctcagaaaattagaatattacttaagaccaatacaaagaaaggatttttagaaatcttggccaactgaaaagtatgaacatgaaaagtatgagcatgtacagcactcaatacttagttggggctccttttgcctgaattactgcagcaatgcggcgtggcatggagtcgatcagtctgtggcactgctcaggtgttattagagcccaggttgctctgatagtggccttcagttcttctgcattgttgggtctggcatatcgcatcttcctcttcacaataccccatagattttctatggggttaaggtcaggcgagtttgctggccaattaagaacagggataccatggtccttaaaccaggtactggtagctttggcactgtgtgcaggtgccaagtcctgttggaaaatgaaatctgcatctccataaagttggtcagcagcaggaagcatgaaatgctctaaaacttcctggtatacggctgcattgaccttggacctcagaaaacacagtggaccaacaccagcagatgacatggcaccccaaaccatcactgactgtggaaactttacactggacctcaagcaacgtggattgtgtgcctctcctctcttcctccagactctgggaccctgatttccaaaggaaatgcaaaatttactttcatcagagaacataactttggaccactcagcagcagtccagtcctttttgtctttagcccaggcgagacgcttctgacgctgtctgttgttcaagagtggcttgacacaaggaatgcgacagctgaaacccatgtcttgcatacgtctgtgcgtagtggttcttgaagcactgacttcagctgcagtccactctttgtgaatctccccccacatttttgaatgggttttgtttcacaatcctctccagggtgcggttatccctattacttgtacacttttttctaccacatcttttccttcccttcgcctctctattaatgtgcttggacacagagctctgtgaacagccagcctcttttgcaatgaccttttgtgtcttgccctccttgtgcaaggtgtcaatggtcgtcttttggacaactgtcaagtcagcagtcttccccatgattgtgtagcctacagaactagactgagagaccatttaaaggcctttgcaggtgttttgagttaattagctgattagagtgtggcaccaggtgtcttcaatattgaaccttttcacaatattctaattttctgagatactgaatttgggattttccttagttgtcagttataatcatcaaaattaaaaaaataaacatttgaaatatatcagtctgtgtgtaatgaatgaatataatatacaagtttcactttttgaatggaattagtgaaataaatcaactttttgatgatattctaattatatgaccagcacctgtatagtgAGAGTGAGATAAAACAAAGCACTGAAAGTGAGAGCACTGAGCCGCGGTGTTCATGCGCGCCAGCCTCTTGGATCCTTGGATCTTGGAACTTACGATTACTGTTAGATTTTCTGCAGCATTATCCAGTAGcctagattttaaaaaaagtcttctgtctgtccatctttctgtctgttggtctgtccatccatccgtccatctgtctgtctctctctctttttgtccgtctgtttgtctgtctgtaggGCAGCAGGGGTCTGTCTCTGTTCCTGGCGGACGTCTGGGACTCTGACGGCTCGTCTAACGGGATTGAGGTTCAGAGGCTGAAGGATAAGCTGGGTACGCGGCAGATGCCGACGGCGGAGCTGCTGCTGGACGGCATGAACGCGCGTCTGGTaaaactcacacactcacacgcgTCCATCCAGCCGCTGAGTATCAGAGTAACTGTGGTTTCTGTCTGTCTACAGCTGTCAGAGGAGGGGCGCGGCGTGGCCTCCATCGCCAACATGCTGACCATCACTCGCATTTACAATACCGTGTGTGCGGTGGCCGCCATGAGGAGGTGATTATACGACACACTCATCGTCATACACACAGCAGAGACAATGtcagtaaatgtgtgtgtgtgtgtgtgtgtgtgtgtgtctcaggaTCGTTCATCTGTGCAGGGAATATGCATGTAAGCGCTCTGCGTTTGGGAAGCTGCTGAAAGATCATGCGCTGCACGTGCAAACACTCAGCAGGATGgaggtaaacacacacacactctcacacacacacacactgtttgcTGTGCTGCCACTCATGAAGTGTGTGAGTTCAGGTGGAGACTCGCGCTGCGTTTCTGCTGGTGATGGAAGTGTGTCGTCTGTTGGGCCGCGAGGAGAACCGGAGCGCCAGTGAGAGAGAAACACTCCTGCTGAGACTGCTGACGCCCGTCGCCAAACTCTACACCGCTAAACAggtcactcacacacacacacacacacactcacacacacacactcacacacacacactcacactcacacacacacacacacacacacacacacacacactcacacacacacactcacacacacacacacacactcacacacacactcacacacacacacacacacacactcacacacacactcacacacacacacacacacacacactcacacacacactcacacacacacacacacactcacacacacacacactcacacacacacacacacacacacacacaaatttcctatttcattatttcataaatttcattatatatGACATACTATATTATTAATAGTAGTAATTTCTAATGTCATAATGAatatacaaattaatttttttattatataatttaaactgGCCCTCTGATTTAAACACTGTTTAGATGGGCGTGTCTGCTTtaagacttcagtgtaaatgcccagtgctgtgattggctaacatctctGCATATGAAATAAGCATTACATGTTTAACTCTTTTGAAAACTTTTAGTTTCATTTGAGGCAATACAGTACAATCCCCTtgtatatgtcaaaagatcagtttttttcatgtgtgtgcttgtgtgtgtgtgtgtgtgtgtgcgtgtgtgtgtgtgtgtgtgtcgtcaGGCGGTGTCTGTGGTGTCCGAGGGTCTGGAGTCTTTCGGCGGTCAGGGTTACATCGAGGACACTGGGCTTCCCTCCATGCTGCGCGACGCTCAGGTGAATCACCTTCATGCGTGTGTGACATcatcatctgtgtgtgtgtgtgtgtgacatcaTCAGTGTGTGTGACAGCATCAACCGTGTGTGACAtcatcgtgtgtgtgtgtgacatcaTCAGCACTGACGCTGATCATGTGTTTCCTGCACTACACCTGCATCATTTCCTCTGATGTGCTTCTAGTCGGGTCAGATGCTCTTTCGGCCCAGCAGATGGCAGCACACGCGTGACACACGAATCAGTGTGATCTTTACACTCACGTACAACAGTATCACACACACCTTTACTCGCTCTCCATAGACTTGTGTTTATATACAGCtagtaataaatactgtatgctaagcctaaacacacacacacacagagctgtAATGATCGGTCAGTGAGTGTTAAGGCAGGCTCGTGTCGGTCCAGTGCTGTAGAATCACACACACGTCTCTCCAACACATAA
This window encodes:
- the LOC127515498 gene encoding acyl-CoA dehydrogenase family member 11-like isoform X2; the protein is MAVRVCRRGNRLALHMLSRSVSHTSVSIETLGELDSHTRAPFSRSAIGTFFQERPLLTNPFTQDALLRAYLQRHLPVREVHGDLQRFGERLVSEIEALGRQCELNPPVLQRYDAWGRRVDRIVTCDAWTRLRHISAQEGLVAAGYERTYGEWSRVYQMSKMYLFAPSAGLYTCPLAMTDGAAKVIESLGMPAREAFERLTSRDEKRFWTSGQWMTERRGGSDVSSGTETVARRQQGDWFKLYGFKWFTSATDADMTLTLARVTDEHGHTTPGSRGLSLFLADVWDSDGSSNGIEVQRLKDKLGTRQMPTAELLLDGMNARLLSEEGRGVASIANMLTITRIYNTVCAVAAMRRIVHLCREYACKRSAFGKLLKDHALHVQTLSRMEVETRAAFLLVMEVCRLLGREENRSASERETLLLRLLTPVAKLYTAKQAVSVVSEGLESFGGQGYIEDTGLPSMLRDAQVLSIWEGTTNVLSLDVLRSISKSSGSVLQAFFSDTEERLLAAEASPALRPALTSLRTSLSALMHFCQTAAASRPAGYLELSARDLAYSLARVYMGALLVDHAAWEHATHTDVYAALRWCDQDLCPVVSRDAAGCFDPQTTAMDSALVYDGLKP
- the LOC127515498 gene encoding acyl-CoA dehydrogenase family member 11-like isoform X1; the encoded protein is MAVRVCRRGNRLALHMLSRSVSHTSVSIETLGELDSHTRAPFSRSAIGTFFQERPLLTNPFTQDALLRAYLQRHLPVREVHGDLQRFGERLVSEIEALGRQCELNPPVLQRYDAWGRRVDRIVTCDAWTRLRHISAQEGLVAAGYERTYGEWSRVYQMSKMYLFAPSAGLYTCPLAMTDGAAKVIESLGMPAREAFERLTSRDEKRFWTSGQWMTERRGGSDVSSGTETVARRQQGDWFKLYGFKWFTSATDADMTLTLARVTDEHGHTTPGSRGLSLFLADVWDSDGSSNGIEVQRLKDKLGTRQMPTAELLLDGMNARLLSEEGRGVASIANMLTITRIYNTVCAVAAMRRIVHLCREYACKRSAFGKLLKDHALHVQTLSRMEVETRAAFLLVMEVCRLLGREENRSASERETLLLRLLTPVAKLYTAKQAVSVVSEGLESFGGQGYIEDTGLPSMLRDAQVLSIWEGTTNVLSLDVLRSISKSSGSVLQAFFSDTEERLLAAEASPALRPALTSLRTSLSALMHFCQTAAASRPAGYLELSARDLAYSLARVYMGALLVDHAAWEHATHTDVYAALRWCDQDLCPVVSRDAAGCFDPQTTAMDSALVRDRAVVEVIVCATTAIDYD